One genomic segment of Elgaria multicarinata webbii isolate HBS135686 ecotype San Diego chromosome 9, rElgMul1.1.pri, whole genome shotgun sequence includes these proteins:
- the LTA4H gene encoding leukotriene A-4 hydrolase, producing the protein MAELEDPSSFAAPDCCRTHHLHLRCRVDFESRSLRGTAALTVRAERDNLRCVVLDTKDLTIHKVVVNRQEAQFALGQHHSFKGAPLEITLPFELGKGQDVIVEVSFETSPRSSALQWFTPEQTSGKRHPFLFSQCQATHCRAVLPCQDTPAVKLTYYAEISVPNELVALMSARRDGDLPDPEESTRKIYRFIQNVPIPSYLIALVAGALESREIGPRTLVWAEKELVDKSAHEFAETEAMLKTAEDLAGPYVWGQYDLLVLPPSFPYGGMENPCLTFVTPTLLAGDRSLSNVIAHEISHSWTGNLVTNKTWEHFWLNEGHTVYLERMIGGRLFGEQFRHFQALGGWRELQNTINLLGNTNPMTKLEICLKEVDPDVAYSYVPYEKGFALLLYLEQLLGGKDIFMGFLRAYIQQFAFKSIRTEDWKNFLYAYFKDKVDVLDTVNWNAWMNAAGMPPVKPTYDTTLSNACSALCQRWIKATESNLNSFSSADIAEMSSHQHIEFLALLLLEDPLPVSHVRQMQQVYNFNAVNNSEIRFRWLRLCIQAKWEDAIPLALKMATEQGRMKFTRPLFKDLYKFDKSRDQAISVFQQHKASMHPVTEKLVAKDLGLDGQTAKPLQT; encoded by the exons ATGGCTGAGCTGGAAGATCCCAGCTCCTTCGCCGCGCCTGACTGCTGCCGCACCCACCACCTCCACCTGCGGTGCCGCGTGGACTTCGAGAGCCGGTCGCTGAGAGGCACTGCGGCCCTCACCGTGCGGGCGGAACGGGACAACCTTCGTTGCGTG GTTTTGGACACAAAGGATCTAACAATACATAAAGTGGTTGTCAACAGGCAGGAGGCTCAGTTTGCTCTTGGACAACATCATAGCTTCAAAGGAGCACCACTGGAAATCACTCTACCTTTTGAACTAGGGAA GGGGCAAGATGTGATTGTAGAGGTCTCTTTTGAAACCTCTCCAAGGTCTTCAGCTCTCCAGTGGTTTACTCCAGAGCAGACATCGGGGAAAAGGCATCCTTTCCTCTTCAGTCAATGTCAG gctACTCACTGCAGAGCTGTTCTTCCCTGCCAGGATACTCCTGCTGTGAAGCTAACCTACTATGCAGAG ATATCTGTTCCAAATGAACTGGTGGCACTTATGAGTGCTAGGAGAGATGGAGACTTGCCTGATCCAGAAGAAAGTACTCGGAAGATATACCGTTTTATTCAAAAT GTTCCGATACCCTCCTATTTGATTGCTCTAGTTGCTGGGGCTTTGGAAAGCAG AGAGATTGGTCCCAGAACTCTGGTGTGGGCTGAAAAGGAGCTGGTGGACAAATCGGCTCATGAATTTGCAGAG ACTGAAGCCATGTTAAAAACAGCAGAAGACCTGGCAGGACCTTACGTATGGGGTCAGTATGACTTGCTGGTGCTGCCACCATCATTTCCCTATGGTGGTATGGAGAATCCCTGCCTCACTTTTGTGACGCCTACATTACTG GCTGGTGACAGATCATTATCCAAT GTTATCGCACATGAAATTTCTCATAGCTGGACAGGGAATTTGGTAACAAACAAAACTTGGGAGCACTTTTG GTTAAATGAGGGTCACACAGTTTACTTGGAACGCATGATTGGTGGCAGGCTCTTTGGTGAACAGTTCAGGCATTTCCAGGCTTTGGGAGGCTGGAGAGAACTACAAAATACT ATCAATCTCCTTGGGAACACGAACCCCATGACAAAACTAGAAATTTGTCTGAAAGAAGTAGATCCTGATGTTGCATATTCTTACGTTCCATATGAGAAAGGCTTTGCTTTACTACTTTATCTTGAACAGCTTCTTGGTGGAAAAG ATATCTTCATGGGCTTTTTGAGGGCATACATCCAGCAATTTGCATTCAAGAGTATAAGGACTGAGGACTGGAAGAATTTCCTGTACGCCTATTTCAAGGATAAG GTTGATGTTCTTGACACAGTTAACTGGAATGCATGGATGAACGCTGCTGGCATGCCCCCAGTAAAACCAAC GTATGATACAACACTGTCAAATGCTTGTAGTGCCTTGTGCCAGAGATGGATCAAA GCCACTGAAAGTAATCTCAACTCCTTCAGTTCGGCGGATATAGCAGAGATGTCTTCCCATCAGCATATTGAGTTCCTTGCACTACTGCTGCTGGAG gacCCTCTTCCGGTGAGCCATGTCAGACAAATGCAGCAGGTTTATAACTTTAATGCTGTGAATAATTCTGAAATTAGATTCAG ATGGCTGCGCCTCTGTATTCAAGCCAAATGGGAAGATGCCATTCCTCTAGCCCTAAAGATGGCTACGGAACAAGGCAGAATGAAGTTTACTCGTCCCTTGTTTAA AGACCTCTATAAATTTGATAAATCTCGTGATCAAGCCATCAGTGTTTTCCAGCAGCACAAAGCCTCTATGCATCCTGTGACTGAGAAGTTGGTAGCCAAagacctgggcctggatggacaaacagCCAAACCTTTGCAGACTTGA